From a single Nocardioides panacis genomic region:
- a CDS encoding DUF4193 domain-containing protein, producing the protein MATDYDASRKSEDEQKEESLEARRLTSGDQDKTSGKVDEDESDLADTFELPGADLSHETFTVEVTPRQADEFTCSACFLVQHVSRRSAPAVDLCSDCA; encoded by the coding sequence ATGGCTACCGACTACGACGCTTCCCGCAAGTCAGAGGACGAACAGAAGGAGGAGAGCCTGGAGGCCCGTCGCCTCACCTCGGGTGACCAGGACAAGACGTCGGGGAAGGTGGACGAGGACGAGTCCGACCTCGCCGACACCTTCGAGCTTCCCGGCGCTGACCTGTCCCACGAGACCTTCACCGTCGAGGTGACGCCGAGGCAGGCCGACGAGTTCACCTGCTCAGCCTGCTTCCTCGTCCAGCACGTGTCCCGTCGGTCCGCCCCGGCCGTCGACCTGTGCAGCGACTGCGCCTGA
- a CDS encoding phage tail protein translates to MPYVVDFVDVSTVGLESSPVAEALAGLRANEARYFKNKYDHTFTVEPADDATDVVDWVHRILKEERDIVPAARPLEATAFEVDGIRMAYVFYESGLSINVMYAVAESGKRAVGFKLSEGMEVPEELASRFKFARQKSKLAGTIRGSYFVIKGAY, encoded by the coding sequence ATGCCGTACGTCGTCGACTTCGTGGACGTGTCCACGGTCGGGTTGGAATCGTCACCGGTCGCGGAGGCGCTTGCCGGGCTGAGGGCGAACGAGGCTCGCTACTTCAAGAACAAGTACGACCACACCTTCACCGTCGAACCGGCCGACGACGCGACGGACGTCGTCGACTGGGTGCACCGCATCCTCAAGGAGGAGCGCGACATCGTCCCCGCGGCCCGACCGCTCGAGGCGACGGCCTTCGAGGTCGACGGGATCCGGATGGCCTACGTCTTCTACGAGTCCGGCTTGTCGATCAACGTGATGTACGCCGTCGCGGAGTCGGGAAAGCGCGCTGTGGGGTTCAAGCTCTCCGAGGGCATGGAGGTCCCCGAGGAGCTCGCCTCGCGTTTCAAGTTCGCGCGGCAGAAGTCGAAGCTGGCCGGCACGATCCGCGGGTCCTACTTCGTCATCAAGGGCGCGTACTGA
- a CDS encoding SRPBCC family protein codes for MIRASARSAATADRLWSVVSDVERWGDRLPTVDSVRSLGGGPTGVGSRFEVRQPGLPKAVWEVTEWQPQARSFTWVSTGPGVRSTGVHTVHDDGAGSRLDLRLEWSGPLSRVVELLLGRKSRGMVETEAETFTRLSTRP; via the coding sequence ATGATCCGTGCGAGCGCCCGGTCCGCCGCGACGGCTGACCGGCTGTGGTCGGTCGTCAGCGACGTCGAGCGCTGGGGCGACCGCCTCCCGACCGTCGACTCGGTGCGGTCGCTCGGAGGTGGGCCGACCGGGGTCGGATCCAGGTTCGAGGTCCGTCAGCCCGGCCTGCCCAAGGCGGTCTGGGAGGTGACCGAGTGGCAGCCGCAGGCGCGGTCCTTCACCTGGGTGTCCACCGGTCCGGGGGTGCGGAGCACGGGCGTGCACACCGTGCACGACGACGGCGCCGGATCGCGGCTGGACCTGCGGCTGGAGTGGTCCGGACCTCTGTCCCGGGTCGTCGAGCTGCTCCTCGGGCGCAAGTCCCGGGGCATGGTCGAGACCGAGGCCGAGACCTTCACCCGACTCAGTACGCGCCCTTGA
- a CDS encoding gluconokinase has protein sequence MGVSGVGKTTVAKGLSTVLGWTYAEGDAFHSEANVAKMAAGTPLTDEDRWPWLRSIGEWMSAEIAAGRSAVVTCSALRRVYRELVRAGRPEVVFCHLVADPGLIGDRMERRADHYMPASLLPSQLATLEPLEPDEPGVEVSVDGEAAQVIARALAALDLQPPGTRTPRDTRTREGNTR, from the coding sequence ATGGGTGTTTCGGGCGTCGGCAAGACGACTGTGGCCAAGGGCCTGTCGACGGTCCTCGGCTGGACGTACGCGGAGGGCGACGCGTTCCACTCCGAGGCCAACGTCGCGAAGATGGCCGCCGGGACGCCGCTGACCGACGAGGACCGCTGGCCGTGGCTGCGCAGCATCGGCGAGTGGATGTCGGCTGAGATCGCGGCGGGTCGCTCCGCGGTGGTGACCTGCTCGGCGTTGCGCCGGGTCTACCGCGAGCTCGTGCGCGCGGGCCGTCCCGAGGTCGTCTTCTGCCACCTCGTCGCCGACCCAGGACTGATCGGCGACCGGATGGAGCGGCGCGCCGACCACTACATGCCCGCGTCCCTGCTGCCCAGCCAGCTGGCCACGCTCGAGCCGCTCGAGCCCGACGAGCCCGGCGTCGAGGTGTCCGTCGACGGCGAGGCAGCCCAGGTCATCGCCCGGGCGCTGGCGGCACTGGACCTGCAACCACCCGGGACGAGAACGCCCCGGGACACGCGAACCCGCGAAGGGAACACCAGATGA